The following proteins are encoded in a genomic region of Pseudorca crassidens isolate mPseCra1 chromosome 1, mPseCra1.hap1, whole genome shotgun sequence:
- the EMC9 gene encoding ER membrane protein complex subunit 9: MGEVEISARAYVKMCLHAARYPHAAVNGLLLAPAPRSRECLCLTDCVPLFHSHLALSVMLEVALNQVDVWGAQAGLVVAGYYHANAALDDQSPGPLALKIAGQIAEFFPDAVLIMLDNQKLVPQPHVPPVIVLESHGLCWVPKDKNLVMWRDWEQSRQMVGALLAGRAHQHLVDFDCHLDDIREDWTNQQLNAQITQWVGPTNGNT; encoded by the exons ATGGGGGAGGTGGAGATCTCGGCCCGGGCCTACGTGAAGATGTGCCTGCACGCCGCCCGTTACCCGCACGCCGCTGTCAACGGGCTATTGCTGGCGCCAGCGCCGCGGTCGAGAGAATGCCTGTGCCTCACCGACTGTGTGCCCCTGTTCCACAGCCACCTGGCCCTGTCTGTCATGCTGGAGGTCGCCCTCAACCAG GTGGATGTGTGGGGCGCGCAGGCCGGGCTGGTAGTGGCAGGGTACTACCATGCCAATGCAGCTTTGGACGACCAGAG CCCTGGGCCCTTGGCCTTGAAAATCGCTGGGCAGATTGCAGAATTCTTCCCTGATGCAGTACTTATTATG TTGGATAATCAGAAACTGGTGCCACAGCCTCACGTGCCCCCAGTTATTGTCCTGGAGAGCCATGGTCTCTGCTGGGTCCCCAAGGACAAGAACTT AGTGATGTGGAGGGACTGGGAACAGTCACGGCAGATGGTGGGAGCACTACTAGCAGGCCGGGCCCACCAGCACCTTGTGGACTTTGACTGCCACCTTGACGACATCCGGGAGGATTGGACCAACCAGCAGCTCAACGCCCAAATCACCCAGTGGGTTGGTCCCACAAATGGAAATACCTGA
- the PSME1 gene encoding proteasome activator complex subunit 1, whose amino-acid sequence MATLRVLPEAQAKVDVFREDLCAKTENLLGSYFPKKISELDAFLKEPALNEANLSNLKAPLDIPVPDPVKEKEKEERKKQQEKEDKDEKKKGEDEDKGPPCGPVNCNEKIVVLLQRLKPEIKDVIEKLNLVTTWLQLQIPRIEDGNNFGVAVQEKVFELMTTLHTKLEGFHTQISKYFSERGDAVTKAAKQPHVGDYRQLVHELDEAEYWDIRLMVMEIRNAYAVLYDIILKNFEKLKKPRGETKGMIY is encoded by the exons ATGGCCACGCTCAGGGTCCTGCCCGAAGCCCAAGCCAAG GTGGATGTGTTCCGTGAAGACCTATGTGCTAAG ACAGAGAACCTGCTCGGGAGCTATTTCCCCAAGAAGATTTCTGAGTTGGATGCATTTTTAAAG GAGCCAGCTCTCAATGAAGCCAACCTGAGCAATCTGAAGGCCCCGCTGGACATCCCAGTGCCTGATCCAgtcaaggagaaagagaaggaggagcgGAAGAAACAACAGGAG AAGGAAGACAAggatgaaaagaagaaaggggaagatGAAGACAAAG GTCCTCCTTGTGGCCCAGTGAACTGCAATGAGAAGATCGTGGTCCTCCTGCAGCGCCTGAAGCCTGAGATCAAGGATGTCATTGAGAAGCTCAACCTG GTCACCACCTGGTTGCAACTGCAGATACCTCGGATTGAGGATGGGAACAATTTTGGAGTGGCtgtccag GAGAAGGTGTTTGAGCTGATGACCACCCTTCACACCAAGCTGGAAGGCTTCCACACTCAAATCTCCAA GTATTTCTCTGAGCGAGGTGATGCTGTGACCAAAGCGGCTAAGCAGCCCCACGTG GGTGATTATCGGCAGCTGGTGCACGAACTGGATGAGGCAGAGTACTGGGATATCCGGCTGATGGTCATGGAGATCCGCAACGCTTAT GCTGTGTTATATGACATCATCCTGAAGAACTTTGAGAAGCTCAAGAAGCCCAGGGGAGAAACAAAGGGAATGATCTATTGA
- the FITM1 gene encoding fat storage-inducing transmembrane protein 1, translating into MERGPAVGAGRGTGAQIWALLGCLVRVLLWVASALLYFGSEQAARLLGSPCLRRLYHAWLAAVVIFGPLLQFHVNPRTIFASHGNFFNIKFVNSAWGWTCTFLGGFVLLVVFLATRRVAVTARHLSRLVVGAAVWRGAGRAFLLIEDLTGSCFEPLPQGLLLRELPDRRSCLAAGHQWRGYTVSSHTFLLTFCCLLMAEEAAVFAKYLAHGLPAGAPLRLVFLLNVLLLGLWNFLLLCTVIYFHQYTHKVVGAAVGTFAWYLTYGSWYHQPWSPGIPGHGLFPHPHSSHKHN; encoded by the exons atGGAGCGGGGGCCGGCggtgggggcagggcgggggacCGGGGCCCAGATCTGGGCACTGCTGGGCTGCTTGGTCAGGGTGCTGCTCtgggtggcctctgctctgctatactttggaagcgAACAGGCTGCCCGCCTCCTGGGCAGCCCCTGCTTACGGCGCCTCTACCATGCCTGGTTGGCAGCAGTGGTCATCTTCGGGCCCCTTCTGCAGTTCCATGTCAACCCTCGGACCATCTTTGCCAGCCATGGCAACTTCTTCAACAT AAAGTTTGTGAATTCAGCATGGGGCTGGACGTGCACCTTCCTGGGGGGCTTCGTGTTGCTGGTGGTGTTCCTGGCTACACGGCGCGTGGCAGTGACTGCCCGGCACCTGAGCCGCTTGGTGGTTGGGGCAGCTGTGTGGCGGGGTGCCGGCAGGGCCTTCCTGCTCATCGAGGACCTGACGGGCTCCTGCTTCGAGCCTCTGCCCCAGGGCCTGCTGCTCCGCGAGCTGCCGGACCGCCGCAGCTGCCTGGCGGCCGGCCACCAGTGGCGGGGCTACACCGTCTCCTCCCACACCTTCCTGCTCACCTTCTGCTGCCTGCTCATGGCCGAGGAAGCAGCAGTGTTCGCCAAGTACCTGGCCCACGGGCTGCCCGCCGGCGCACCCCTGCGCCTTGTCTTCCTGCTCAACGTGCTGCTGCTGGGCCTCTGGAACTTCTTGCTGCTCTGCACCGTCATCTATTTCCACCAATATACTCACAAGGTGGTGGGCGCCGCGGTGGGGACCTTTGCCTGGTACCTCACCTACGGCAGCTGGTATCATCAGCCCTGGTCTCCGGGGATCCCGGGCCATGGGCTcttccctcacccccactccAGCCACAAGCATAactga